A genomic window from Lotus japonicus ecotype B-129 chromosome 1, LjGifu_v1.2 includes:
- the LOC130731355 gene encoding uncharacterized protein LOC130731355, translating to MDKGPNNKGQHEEARLKRKLILEEKRRKRMAFSQRNEQILLRAHHDIENHMSIETNSMKADRECSLRALHSTPLTDISSAILNKANDSVVTPDITSSSKSNRWSQPSNQVKHVQRNAVDINLLGVNLFTKFSKFNDNINNIVDAENSTMERKKRPQQRKTTSSVKQSLMSDTHLIRETHVCDQEPQIPETSHCHPVDDDDSSSDEEYGLQDELWHVDDDDSSSNEDFVLEEDRILGMIWRYLAQMMIQVLMKNMLLKMILGEILGHLIQDMLILEILTLNVGIVEHICGTKKELKKTKRQRTPNLKSVVVMGRFNFHF from the exons ATGGACAAAGGACCAAATAACAAAGGTCAACATGAGGAAGCACGTTTGAAAAGGAAGTTAATATtagaggagaagagaagaaaaagaatggcATTTAGTCAACGTAATGAACAAATCTTGCTTCGGGCTCATCATG atatTGAAAATCATATGTCAATCGAGACTAATTCTATGAAGGCAGATAGAGAATGTTCCCTAAGAGCACTGCATAGTACACCTTTAACAGATATCTCATCCGCGATTCTTAACAAGGCAAATGATAGTGTTGTGACTCCCGATATAACTTCAAGTTCTAAATCCAATAGATGGAGTCAACCAAGCAATCAGGTCAAGCATGTGCAAAGAAATGCAGTTGACATTAATTTGTTGGGTGTCAACCTTTTTACCAAGTTCTCTAAATTCAATGACAACATCAACAATATAGTAGATGCAGAAAATTCTACTatggagagaaagaaaaggCCTCAACAAAGAAAAACAACCTCAAGTGTGAAGCAATCATTGATGTCAGATACACATTTAATAAGAGAAACACATGTGTGTGATCAAGAACCACAGATCCCTGAGACTTCTCATTGTCATCCAGTTGATG ATGATGATTCAAGTTCTGATGAAGAATACGGTCTTCAAGACGAACTTTGGCACGTTGATG ATGATGATTCAAGTTCTAATGAAGATTTTGTTCTCGAAGAGGATAGGATCTTGGGCATGATATGGCGCTATCTAGCACAG ATGATGATTCAAGttcttatgaagaatatgtTATTGAAGATGATCTTGGGCGAGATATTGGGACATCTAATACAA GATATGCTGATATTGGAAATCCTGACTTTGAATGTCGGCATTGTGGAGCATATATGTGGTACCAAGAAAGAACTCAAAAAGACAAAAAGACAAAGAACCCCAAATTTAAAAAGTGTTGTGGTGATGGGAAGATTCAACTTCCACTTTTGA